The Candidatus Palauibacter polyketidifaciens genome has a window encoding:
- a CDS encoding VOC family protein: MQTVQGFGGFFFRAKDPAGLTKWYEDHLGINPAPTNMEMEPWVTESGVTVFAPFAADTDYFAAEKTFMLNFRVADLDAMIAQLKAADIEVSHESEMEGVGRFARIHDPEGNAIELWEPAS; the protein is encoded by the coding sequence TTTTCTTTCGGGCGAAGGATCCGGCAGGACTCACGAAATGGTATGAGGATCACCTCGGCATCAATCCCGCTCCGACGAACATGGAGATGGAGCCGTGGGTGACGGAGTCCGGGGTCACGGTGTTCGCACCCTTCGCCGCCGACACGGACTATTTCGCGGCCGAGAAGACGTTCATGCTGAACTTCCGCGTGGCCGACCTCGACGCGATGATCGCGCAACTGAAGGCCGCGGACATCGAGGTCAGCCACGAGAGCGAGATGGAGGGCGTCGGCCGCTTCGCCCGCATCCACGACCCCGAAGGAAACGCGATCGAGCTCTGGGAACCCGCGTCGTGA